The sequence TACTATAAAATATAAAATATAGTGAATAAATAATACTAAGTATTATAATTAATCAAATTCCTTTATAATTTCATTTCTTCTTCTTTCTTTTTAGAAAGTTCTAAACCTAATTCACTAAGTTTGAATTTTTGAACTTTTCCACTAGCAGTCAAAGGAAACTCATCAATAAAAAAAACGTGTTTTGGAACTTTATATCTTGCTATACGTTCAATAGCATAATCACGAACATCTTCTTCTGTTAAATCAGATTCTTCTTCTTTTATAATGAAAGCTCCAACAATTTCCCCATATTTATCATCAGTAATTCCAGCTACTTGAGCATCTTTTACACCATCAATTGTAAAAAGAAATTCTTCAATTTCACGAGGATAAATATTTTCTCCCCCTCTGATAATCATGTCTTTTTTACGACCAACAATAGAATAATAACCTTCTTCATCAACCGTAGCTAGATCTCCACTATGTAACCAACCTTCTTCATCTATAACTTCATCTGTTTTATCAGGCATTTTATAATAACCTTTCATTACATTATAACCTCTACAACAGATTTCGCCAGTTTCACCAGGAGATAATTCTTCATTAGTTTCAGTATCTACAATCTTAACTTCAACTTCATCGAAAGCTATTCCAACAGTATTAGCTTTTCTTTCAATAGAATCATCTGCACTAGATTGAGTCATTCCTGGAGAAGATTCAGTTAAACCATAAACACTAGTAATTTCTGTCATATTCATCTTATCCATTACTTCTTTCATAGTTTCAATTGGACAAGTTGAACCTGCCATGATTCCAGTTCTAAGAGATGACATATCAAACATATCAAACATAGGATGGTTTAATTCAGCTATAAACATAGTTGGAACTCCATGAACAGCAGTACATTTTTCTTTTTGAATTGCAGATAAAACTAAAAGTGGATCAAACAATTCTACCATAACAAGTGTTCCACCATGAGTTAAAATAGCTAGAACACCTAACACAATACCAAAACAGTGAAAAAGAGGAACTGGAATACAAAGTCTATCTTCTTCAGTAAACTTCATACGATGGCCAATACCATATCCATTGTTTAAAATGTTTCTATGAGTTAACATAACCCCTTTTGGAAAACCAGTAGTTCCAGAAGTATATTGCATGTTTATAACATCTTCATTATTGAGAGAAGATTTGATTTTATTAAATTCATCATCATTTTGATGTTCACCAAGTAACATTAGCTCATTTGTATTATACATTCCCCTATGTTTTTCTTGGCCAACATAAATAACACTTTTAAGATGAGGATATTCTTCAGAATTTAATCTTCCTCTAGGATGTTGTTTTAACTCAGGAATAAGATCATTGACAATTTTAACATAATTAACATCATGGAATCCATCTATTATAGCTAATGCTTTCATATCAGATTGTTTTAGAATATAGTCTAATTCATGTTCTTTATAAGCAGTATTTACAGTTACAAGAACAGTTCCTATTTTAGCTGTTGCAAATAAAAATGTTAACCAATCTGGAACATTTTTTGCCCAAATACCAACATGATCCCCTTTTGTAATACCAATAGAAAGAAGACCTTTAGCTAACATATTTACTCTTTCATCAAATTCTTTATAAGTAAATCTTAAATCCCTATCTGGGTAAATTATAAATTCACGATCCCCTTGGGCTTCTACTTGCTTCTCAAAAAATTCACCTATAGTTTCTTCAGAAAAAACCATTAAATCACTTCATAATTTAATATAAATTAATAATTAAACACAATTATACAATCAATATAATAATATAACTAATATACTTAATATAATTAATATAATATAACTAACATACCTAAATAACACATTAAATTTTAATATAATTAATATAAACTAATATAATCTAATATAATCTAATACAATTTAATATAATTTAATATAATATCATAATTATAATAGATAATTATATTTTACAAAATTAAGGTTTTCCAATATCTTCTTCATTTCTTAAATGTCTGATCAAATTCTCTCTTATTTTATCAGGAATCGGTTCAGATTTTTTTTCAACAAAATCATAATGAACAATTACTGCTTTACCTTTAGCTTTAAGTTCTCCATCTTGCCATGCCTCATGACCAGTTGTAAAAGAAGAATTCCCAATACTTAGAACATAAGTACGAATTTCAACATCGGTTCCATAATACATTTGAGAAACAAAGTCAAATTCAGTTCTAACCATTATTAGTTTCCATTTTTCATAGCTAAGATCCAAATCAGGGGTGAAATATCTAAATATACCATTTCTTCCCATTTCGAACCAATCAGCTACAACAGTATTGTTAACATGCTTCAAACCATCAATATTACCGAATCTTGGAGTTACACAATCTTTAAACATAATATCCTCATTAATTTAAAAAAAATAGAAATTTTCAGCTCTTCAATAATTAGAGCGGAGTATATACAACAGCTAAAATTTTTGATATTTTCCCATTATAAGAATGAAGATGATGAGGAATTATAGAATCATAATAAATACTATCTCCTTTACTTACAATATAAGAATCTTGACCATATTTAACTTCGATTTCACCTTCAAGAACATAGATAAATTCTTCCCCTTCATGGGAAGAAAGATTGAATTCACCTTCATTTGTGTGAACATCAATTATAAATGGTTCCATATGCCTATCATTTTTACCTGCACCTAATGAATGAAAATCTAATGCACTAACATCAGTCTGATTCTCTTGACCTGAAAAGTAGACAACTTGTTCAGTTTTTCCATTTTTAACAACAACTGGACCATTTTGAGGAGCATCATCTAAAAAAGTTCCTAACCGAACTCCAAGAGACCTGGCTATTTTAGTAAGAGGAGTTAATGAAGGTACAGCATCACCTTTTTCTATACTATTTATAAGATCTAAGCTTAAATTAGTTTCTTTAGATAGGTCTTCTTTACTTATTTTTCGAGATTTTCTTAAATTCTTAATTTTTACTCCAATTTCATTCTTTTCAGCCATAATATCAACTTATAAAAATCATTAGTTACATTATATTTGTAAAATTATTATTATTATTATTATTATTATTATATTATAAAATAGATTAGTAGATAACAAAATCTAATAGATTGTTTAATTAATAAGTAAATCAACTATAATAAGTAAGTAAAATTATCTAATTAATTAAAAACAATCATTTTGTTTTTATTTATTATATTTACAAAAGATTATTAATTATTATTAAAATTTAAATTATTAGTTCTATTATTTACATTTCCATTACTATTATTTGAAGTATTTGTTGTGTTGTTAGTAACATTAGTAACATTTTGTACTTGAATAATAGCTTGGTTTGCAGTTAATGGAGTAAAATTACCATCTCCAACAGCTATTAACTCAGTAGTCCCATTATTTCCTGTAATGTTTAGCATTTTAAAAATTGTATTACCATCAGTAACAGATGCAACTACTGTGCTTGTACCAAAAGCAATGATAGCTATTGTTAATATAACTAAGAGATTTCCTTTTTTAATAGGATTCATCCAACCCACCAACATCCATAATTAATAATTATATTTAATAATTATATTAATAATATATTTTAATATATATTATATATTTCATTATCTATAATCCCATTATCAATAACAAATAATATATAATTATTATAATTATAATTCTTAAAATTATATAAAACTTAACAAACTTATATATCCTTATAATCCATTAGGTTTAGTATAACTAATAATTTAGTTTTAATATAATCTCACTATATTTCATGAATAAAAGTTATATTATTCAAAACTTTTATCATAATAATATATTTGTTTTATTAATATTTATATTTATATTTATATTTTTTTACTAATTATAAAAACCATTCTAATTTTTAAATGATATTTTTAAATAATTTAATAATTTTACAATTTAATAATCTAAATAATTTCAAATAATTTCTTATAATCCAAATAATCCAAATTATTCCTTTTATTTTTTATTAATTTTAATTCTCATTAATTTTAAATTATTTTCTAAAAATCTTGAATAAATCAAGATTCTTTTGAAAAATATTCAAAAATAATATAAATTTTTATAAAAATGTTCAGATAAAATTACTAATTTTAATAATAATGTTCTATAAATTCATAGAAACATTTATATATAACAAAAAACAAGATTAATATGTCGGAAAAAGGTTTCCGACTTCCTATAAGTGAAAGTATCGTGATATGAAAATGAAGTTATAATGGTCCAAATTCAAAAAAACTAAAAATAAATCAATATTTACATATTTAAATTATTAAAATCCCATATAAAAATTTAAATAAAACACTCCCCCCTTATTTTAAATCTATGATTTAAAATAAAATGAGTTATTTATAAACCCTAAATGATTTTTTGCAGTTTTTTTGGATTATTATTTCTTTAGTTAGATGCTTGTTTTAATTAATAAATAAAATTTGAGAATTTCATTAGAAATAGCTATCAATATTGAAAATATTTTAGTGAAATATTAAATTTTAGTTAATAAAACATAACTAACCAATTTAATCGATCTTTCACTTATTAAATTTTCAAAAATCGAATTAAAAAGATTCAAATTGAAAATGATTTGAATAAAATCGATATTGGAAATAAAAAATAAAGAAATAAATAAAATAATAAAATTTTTATTTTAATGTTTTAATAAAATTTTAACTTTTAATAAAATATTAACAAAATGAATATTCTGGATATATTTAAATAAAACAGAAAAATTATTTATAAAATAAATTAAAGTCACAGATCAATTTTAATTAAATAAAAAAGACTTTAAAAAAAAATCATGAGAATTAGATAACATGGAAAGTATATTAAGTTCAGGAGACACTGCGTGGGTACTTATTTCAACAGTTT is a genomic window of Methanobrevibacter sp. TMH8 containing:
- a CDS encoding thioesterase family protein is translated as MFKDCVTPRFGNIDGLKHVNNTVVADWFEMGRNGIFRYFTPDLDLSYEKWKLIMVRTEFDFVSQMYYGTDVEIRTYVLSIGNSSFTTGHEAWQDGELKAKGKAVIVHYDFVEKKSEPIPDKIRENLIRHLRNEEDIGKP
- a CDS encoding XRE family transcriptional regulator gives rise to the protein MAEKNEIGVKIKNLRKSRKISKEDLSKETNLSLDLINSIEKGDAVPSLTPLTKIARSLGVRLGTFLDDAPQNGPVVVKNGKTEQVVYFSGQENQTDVSALDFHSLGAGKNDRHMEPFIIDVHTNEGEFNLSSHEGEEFIYVLEGEIEVKYGQDSYIVSKGDSIYYDSIIPHHLHSYNGKISKILAVVYTPL
- a CDS encoding AMP-binding protein, which encodes MVFSEETIGEFFEKQVEAQGDREFIIYPDRDLRFTYKEFDERVNMLAKGLLSIGITKGDHVGIWAKNVPDWLTFLFATAKIGTVLVTVNTAYKEHELDYILKQSDMKALAIIDGFHDVNYVKIVNDLIPELKQHPRGRLNSEEYPHLKSVIYVGQEKHRGMYNTNELMLLGEHQNDDEFNKIKSSLNNEDVINMQYTSGTTGFPKGVMLTHRNILNNGYGIGHRMKFTEEDRLCIPVPLFHCFGIVLGVLAILTHGGTLVMVELFDPLLVLSAIQKEKCTAVHGVPTMFIAELNHPMFDMFDMSSLRTGIMAGSTCPIETMKEVMDKMNMTEITSVYGLTESSPGMTQSSADDSIERKANTVGIAFDEVEVKIVDTETNEELSPGETGEICCRGYNVMKGYYKMPDKTDEVIDEEGWLHSGDLATVDEEGYYSIVGRKKDMIIRGGENIYPREIEEFLFTIDGVKDAQVAGITDDKYGEIVGAFIIKEEESDLTEEDVRDYAIERIARYKVPKHVFFIDEFPLTASGKVQKFKLSELGLELSKKKEEEMKL